One Mesorhizobium loti genomic window carries:
- a CDS encoding response regulator receiver/ANTAR domain-containing protein has translation MVRSSLAVLVIDENRIRASIIEAGLREAGHQQVTVIHDVTGIARRIAEIEPDVIVIDLENPNRDMLENMFQLSRAVKRPIAMFVDRSDQASIEAAVDAGVSAYVVDGLRQERVKPILDMAVSRFNAFSRMARELEEARSELESRKVIDRAKGILMKSRGLSEEAAYTLLRKTAMNQNRKISDIAQSLVTAAGLLGPAEDE, from the coding sequence ATGGTCCGATCCTCCCTAGCCGTCCTGGTGATCGATGAAAATCGCATCCGTGCTTCGATCATCGAGGCCGGCCTGCGCGAAGCTGGTCATCAACAGGTTACCGTCATCCATGACGTGACCGGCATTGCCCGGCGGATCGCCGAGATCGAGCCGGATGTCATCGTCATCGATCTCGAAAATCCCAACCGCGACATGCTCGAAAACATGTTTCAGCTGTCGCGTGCGGTGAAGCGCCCGATCGCCATGTTCGTCGACCGCTCCGACCAGGCTTCGATCGAGGCGGCTGTCGATGCCGGCGTTTCGGCCTATGTCGTCGACGGGCTCAGGCAAGAGCGCGTCAAGCCGATCCTCGACATGGCGGTGAGCCGCTTCAATGCCTTCTCGCGCATGGCGCGCGAACTGGAAGAGGCGCGTAGCGAGCTCGAGAGCCGCAAGGTCATCGATCGCGCCAAAGGCATTCTTATGAAGTCGCGCGGCCTCTCCGAAGAGGCCGCCTACACGCTGCTGCGCAAGACGGCGATGAACCAGAACCGCAAGATCAGCGACATCGCCCAGAGCCTGGTGACCGCGGCCGGTTTGCTGGGGCCGGCGGAGGACGAATGA
- a CDS encoding nitrate ABC transporter substrate-binding protein: MKKTMKNWIGTGTSPKDVTRRDFLVSSAMTAGLFMAARKLFPSGAYAATAAPEVTGAKLGFIALTDAAPLMIAKEKGLFAKFGMPDVEVLKQASWGATRDNLMLGGAANGIDGAHILTPLPYLMHTGKVTQNNQPMPMAIVARLNYDCQGISVAQEYAATGVGLDASKLKDAFAAKKAAGKDIKAAMTFPGGTHDLWLRYWLAAGGIDPDKDVSTIVVPPPQMVANMKVGNMDVFCVGEPWNEQLVHQGVGFTAATTGELWKGHPEKALGLRAEFIEKNPNATKAILMAVMEAQQWCEAKENKDEMAAIIGKRQWMNVPVADIIGRLKGDINYGNGRVANGTDLYMKFWKGGVSYPFKSHDSWFLAENIRWGKFAPTTDIKALVDQVNREDLWREAARDLGVAAADIPASSSRGTETFFDGKVFDPANPSAYLDSLKIKASA; encoded by the coding sequence ATGAAGAAGACGATGAAGAATTGGATCGGGACGGGAACATCGCCCAAGGATGTGACGCGTCGCGATTTTCTGGTCAGCAGCGCCATGACGGCAGGCCTGTTCATGGCGGCCCGCAAGCTTTTCCCCTCCGGCGCCTATGCCGCCACCGCCGCGCCGGAAGTCACCGGCGCCAAGCTCGGTTTCATCGCGCTGACCGATGCCGCCCCCCTGATGATCGCCAAGGAGAAAGGCCTGTTCGCCAAATTCGGCATGCCCGATGTCGAGGTGCTGAAGCAGGCTTCCTGGGGCGCGACGCGCGACAATCTGATGCTCGGCGGTGCCGCCAACGGCATCGACGGCGCCCACATACTGACGCCGCTGCCTTACCTCATGCACACCGGCAAGGTGACGCAGAACAACCAGCCGATGCCGATGGCGATCGTGGCGCGGCTCAACTACGACTGCCAGGGCATTTCGGTTGCCCAGGAATATGCCGCCACCGGTGTCGGCCTCGACGCCTCCAAGCTGAAGGATGCCTTCGCCGCCAAGAAGGCGGCCGGCAAGGACATCAAGGCCGCCATGACCTTCCCGGGCGGCACGCATGATCTGTGGCTGCGCTACTGGCTGGCCGCGGGCGGCATCGATCCCGACAAGGACGTCTCGACCATCGTCGTGCCGCCGCCGCAGATGGTGGCCAACATGAAGGTCGGCAACATGGACGTGTTCTGCGTCGGCGAGCCGTGGAACGAGCAGCTCGTCCACCAGGGCGTCGGCTTCACCGCCGCCACCACGGGCGAATTGTGGAAGGGTCATCCGGAAAAGGCGCTCGGCCTGCGCGCCGAATTCATCGAGAAGAACCCAAACGCCACCAAGGCGATCCTGATGGCCGTCATGGAAGCCCAGCAATGGTGCGAGGCCAAGGAAAACAAGGACGAGATGGCCGCCATCATCGGCAAGCGGCAATGGATGAACGTGCCTGTCGCCGACATTATCGGCCGCCTCAAGGGCGACATCAATTATGGCAATGGCCGCGTCGCCAACGGCACCGATCTCTACATGAAGTTCTGGAAGGGCGGCGTTTCCTACCCCTTCAAGAGCCATGATTCCTGGTTCCTCGCCGAGAACATCCGCTGGGGTAAGTTCGCGCCGACCACCGACATCAAGGCGCTGGTCGATCAGGTCAACCGCGAGGATCTGTGGCGCGAGGCGGCCAGGGATCTCGGCGTGGCCGCAGCGGATATACCCGCTTCTTCCTCGCGTGGCACGGAAACCTTCTTCGACGGCAAGGTCTTCGATCCGGCCAACCCGTCCGCCTATCTCGACAGCCTGAAGATCAAGGCATCCGCCTGA
- a CDS encoding transcriptional regulator, whose amino-acid sequence MKNADEARESGVSRGVDRIARYVLDIIPESAGPRRATARGSVIHSVRGPGSQTFLAKEHSAGIVLRPTRKLRASLGSDKITEYDAPVGCLVINPAGVDSSLAWPQTRENAVISISPEALSELAAHEHDLADVELAPPAFGTVDLSALNIAQMITAELTGTLPPNELYLDSLLTVFGVHLLRTYTSRSRPAVSPKGGLSAVGARRVREYLDENFARKVMVAELASVAGVSPNHFIARFARTFGMPPHRYLINLRLDLAEKLLAGGELAIAEVAYVAGFSDQSHLAATMKKYRGRTPTMTGYAPDRH is encoded by the coding sequence ATGAAAAATGCGGACGAGGCTCGGGAGAGCGGCGTTTCCCGAGGCGTCGATCGGATAGCCCGATACGTATTAGACATCATTCCGGAAAGTGCTGGTCCCAGAAGAGCCACCGCGCGCGGCAGCGTCATCCATTCCGTCCGCGGTCCTGGATCGCAGACGTTCCTGGCCAAGGAACATTCCGCGGGAATTGTGCTGAGGCCGACACGCAAGTTGAGAGCCTCACTCGGCAGCGACAAGATCACGGAATACGATGCACCGGTTGGATGCCTCGTCATCAATCCCGCTGGTGTCGACAGCAGCCTCGCCTGGCCGCAGACCAGGGAAAACGCCGTCATTTCCATATCTCCCGAAGCGCTGTCGGAGTTGGCCGCGCACGAGCACGATCTCGCCGACGTGGAGCTTGCGCCGCCTGCGTTCGGCACGGTCGACCTTAGCGCGCTCAACATAGCCCAGATGATCACCGCCGAGTTGACCGGGACGCTGCCACCGAACGAGCTCTATCTGGATTCGCTGCTCACTGTGTTCGGCGTTCATCTGCTGCGCACCTACACGAGCCGCAGCCGGCCGGCGGTGTCGCCCAAAGGCGGTCTGTCCGCCGTCGGCGCCCGGCGCGTGCGCGAATATCTCGACGAGAATTTCGCGCGAAAAGTCATGGTCGCCGAGCTCGCCTCGGTCGCGGGGGTTTCGCCCAATCATTTCATCGCAAGGTTCGCCAGGACGTTCGGCATGCCGCCGCATCGCTACCTGATCAATTTGCGCCTGGACCTCGCGGAAAAGCTGCTGGCCGGTGGCGAGCTCGCAATCGCCGAAGTCGCCTACGTTGCCGGGTTTTCGGATCAGAGTCATCTGGCCGCAACCATGAAGAAATACAGAGGCAGAACACCGACCATGACCGGATATGCGCCGGACAGACACTGA
- a CDS encoding nitrate transporter component, nrtA, protein MSMRHQITAGFMPLFDSAVLVAASELGFAAREGIDLTLHRETSWANIRDRIAIGHFDLAHMLGPMPLACNLGLTPLASETIVPFSLGLGGNCVTISKAVWAGMAALGAEADLDPARAGVALGAFIRERATAGREPLRFAVVHPHSGHNYELRYWLAACGIDPDRAIEIVIVPPPFMADALAAGRIDGYCVGEPWNSAAVAAGTGHIVTVKALLWKNSPEKVIGVRKTWAEENPEVLAALLRALHHSARWCQDPVNHAELAAVMAQPGFLGLPPAMQMPILTGHLQLGGGAERDIDDFFLPFDKAANFPWKSHALWFYTQMVRWGHVAHTPENLAIARDCYRPDLYRAALKPLGVALPGANAKVEGALKVATAVGATGAGLVLGPDGFFDGQIFDPDEIDAYIARQKSARAEA, encoded by the coding sequence ATGAGCATGAGGCATCAGATCACCGCCGGCTTCATGCCGCTTTTCGACAGCGCCGTGCTGGTCGCCGCAAGCGAGCTTGGCTTCGCCGCACGCGAAGGCATCGATCTCACGCTGCACCGCGAGACATCCTGGGCCAACATCCGCGACCGCATCGCCATCGGCCACTTCGATCTCGCCCATATGCTGGGACCCATGCCGCTCGCCTGCAATCTCGGGCTGACACCGCTCGCTTCCGAAACCATCGTGCCGTTCTCGCTCGGGCTGGGCGGCAATTGCGTCACCATCTCCAAAGCTGTCTGGGCTGGCATGGCCGCGCTCGGCGCCGAAGCCGATCTCGATCCGGCGCGCGCAGGCGTTGCCCTTGGCGCCTTCATCCGTGAACGGGCGACGGCGGGCCGCGAGCCGCTGCGCTTTGCCGTCGTGCATCCGCATTCCGGGCACAATTACGAACTGCGCTACTGGCTTGCCGCCTGCGGCATCGATCCCGACCGTGCAATCGAGATCGTCATCGTGCCACCACCCTTCATGGCCGACGCGCTGGCCGCAGGCCGCATCGACGGCTATTGCGTCGGTGAGCCCTGGAACAGCGCCGCGGTCGCCGCCGGCACCGGCCATATCGTTACCGTCAAGGCACTGTTGTGGAAGAACAGCCCGGAGAAGGTGATCGGCGTGCGCAAGACCTGGGCGGAAGAGAACCCGGAGGTTCTGGCGGCACTGCTGCGTGCGCTGCATCACTCGGCGCGCTGGTGCCAGGATCCGGTCAACCATGCCGAATTGGCCGCTGTGATGGCGCAGCCTGGCTTCCTCGGCCTGCCGCCGGCCATGCAGATGCCGATCCTGACCGGCCATCTCCAATTGGGCGGCGGGGCAGAGCGAGATATCGACGACTTCTTCCTGCCCTTCGACAAGGCTGCGAATTTTCCGTGGAAGAGCCATGCGCTGTGGTTCTACACCCAGATGGTGCGCTGGGGACATGTGGCGCACACGCCGGAAAACCTTGCGATCGCCCGCGATTGCTACCGGCCGGACCTCTACCGCGCGGCGCTGAAGCCGCTTGGCGTCGCGCTTCCCGGCGCCAATGCGAAGGTCGAAGGCGCGCTCAAGGTCGCCACCGCGGTCGGCGCGACCGGAGCCGGCCTGGTGCTTGGTCCCGACGGTTTCTTTGACGGCCAGATCTTCGATCCCGACGAGATTGATGCCTACATAGCGCGCCAGAAATCGGCCCGCGCGGAAGCCTGA
- a CDS encoding cardiolipin synthase gives MFETIATHWTQILAIISVVMATVGIAHAVMTKEDVRAATGWVGVMVLSPILGVLIYAVAGINRIRRATITAQRPLAGDPVSAKDERDIAAEEALIVERYGQRFTGLRTLGDRVARRALNPGNTIDVLETGDETYAAMCAAIDGAERSVLLETYIFDNDAVGLLFVEALAGAVQRGVTVRVLIDAVGARYSVPSILGHLRRANIPADVFNGNIVMGLRLPYANLRTHRKILVVDGTVAFTGGMNIRKGFSAEFAGSSSARDTHFKVSGPIVADLFSVAAEDWRFAANEALKGDAWRIAPLSPAPDQPMLVRAVASGPDASNETNHRLLIGAFSVARKSIRLMSPYFLPDRELISALITAARRGVEIDVVVPAVNNLFLVDRAMTAQFDQILKNYCRIWRTEGPFDHSKLLSIDGVWAYVGSSNLDARSLRLNFEIDLEVLDAGFAREIEARIGSAIETAIPVTLDSLRARPFIIRLFDRILWLGSPYL, from the coding sequence ATGTTCGAGACCATTGCGACTCACTGGACCCAAATCCTGGCGATCATCTCGGTGGTGATGGCGACCGTCGGCATCGCCCACGCTGTCATGACCAAGGAGGATGTGCGGGCAGCCACCGGCTGGGTCGGCGTGATGGTGCTGTCACCGATCCTCGGCGTGCTGATCTATGCCGTGGCCGGCATCAACCGCATCCGTCGCGCCACGATCACCGCGCAGCGCCCGCTTGCCGGAGACCCAGTATCCGCCAAGGATGAGCGTGACATCGCCGCCGAGGAGGCGCTGATCGTCGAGCGCTACGGCCAGCGCTTCACTGGCCTGCGCACGCTAGGCGACAGGGTGGCACGGCGCGCGCTCAATCCGGGCAATACCATCGACGTGCTGGAGACCGGCGACGAGACCTATGCCGCCATGTGCGCGGCGATCGACGGCGCCGAGCGCAGCGTCCTGCTCGAGACCTATATTTTCGACAATGATGCCGTCGGCCTGCTTTTCGTCGAAGCGTTGGCTGGTGCCGTCCAGCGCGGCGTCACCGTTCGCGTGCTGATCGACGCCGTCGGCGCCCGGTACTCCGTTCCCAGCATCCTGGGCCATCTGCGCCGCGCCAACATCCCCGCCGATGTCTTCAACGGCAACATCGTCATGGGCCTGCGCCTGCCCTACGCCAACCTCAGGACCCACCGGAAGATCCTTGTGGTCGACGGCACGGTTGCCTTCACCGGCGGCATGAACATCCGCAAGGGGTTTTCCGCCGAGTTCGCAGGCTCCAGCAGCGCCAGGGACACGCATTTCAAGGTCTCCGGACCAATCGTCGCCGACCTGTTCTCTGTTGCCGCCGAAGACTGGCGTTTCGCCGCCAATGAAGCGCTGAAGGGCGATGCCTGGCGTATTGCCCCGCTGTCGCCGGCACCCGACCAGCCGATGCTGGTGCGGGCGGTCGCGTCCGGGCCGGATGCCAGCAACGAAACCAACCACAGACTGCTGATCGGCGCCTTCTCGGTCGCGCGCAAGTCGATCCGCCTGATGTCGCCCTATTTCCTGCCGGATCGGGAACTGATCAGCGCCTTGATCACCGCTGCCCGACGCGGCGTCGAGATCGATGTCGTGGTGCCCGCGGTCAACAATCTCTTCCTTGTCGACCGCGCCATGACCGCGCAATTCGATCAGATCCTGAAGAATTATTGCCGCATTTGGCGAACGGAAGGCCCGTTCGACCATTCCAAGCTGCTTTCGATCGACGGCGTCTGGGCCTATGTCGGCTCGTCCAACCTCGACGCCCGGTCGCTGCGGTTGAATTTCGAGATCGATCTGGAAGTCCTCGACGCGGGCTTTGCCCGCGAGATCGAAGCCCGGATTGGCTCGGCGATCGAAACGGCCATTCCTGTCACGCTGGACTCCTTGCGGGCCCGGCCCTTCATCATCCGGCTGTTCGACCGTATCCTGTGGCTGGGTTCGCCCTATCTCTAG
- a CDS encoding nitrate ABC transporter ATP-binding protein produces MTAYLKLDHIDKSFARGGQVSEVLRDIRLTIDKGEFVSIIGHSGCGKSTLLNLIAGLTNVSAGAVLLENKEVDSPGPERAVVFQNHSLLPWLTVYENINLAVSKVFGRTKSKAERHDWIMRNLDLVQMAHARDKRPAEISGGMKQRVGIARALAMEPKILLLDEPFGALDALTRAHLQDAVMDIHSRLGSTTIMITHDVDEAVLLSDRIVMMTNGPAATIGEVLPVPLARPRRRIELASDRTFLRCREAVLKFLYERHRFVEAAE; encoded by the coding sequence ATGACCGCCTATCTGAAACTCGACCATATCGACAAATCCTTCGCTCGCGGCGGCCAGGTCAGCGAAGTGCTGAGGGATATCAGGCTGACCATCGACAAGGGCGAATTCGTCTCGATCATCGGCCATTCCGGCTGCGGCAAGTCGACCTTGCTCAACCTGATCGCCGGGCTGACCAATGTGTCCGCCGGCGCCGTGCTGCTCGAAAACAAGGAAGTCGACAGCCCCGGACCCGAACGTGCCGTGGTGTTCCAGAACCACTCCCTGCTGCCCTGGCTGACCGTCTACGAAAACATCAACCTGGCGGTGTCGAAAGTATTCGGCCGCACCAAGAGCAAGGCCGAGCGGCATGACTGGATCATGCGCAATCTCGACCTCGTGCAGATGGCGCATGCCAGGGACAAGCGGCCGGCCGAAATCTCGGGCGGCATGAAGCAGCGCGTCGGCATTGCCCGGGCGCTGGCCATGGAGCCGAAGATCCTGCTGCTCGACGAACCTTTCGGCGCGCTCGACGCGCTGACGCGCGCGCATCTGCAGGATGCGGTGATGGACATCCATTCCAGGCTCGGCTCGACGACGATCATGATCACCCATGATGTCGACGAGGCGGTGCTCTTGTCCGACCGCATCGTCATGATGACCAACGGTCCGGCCGCGACCATCGGCGAGGTGCTGCCCGTGCCGCTGGCAAGGCCGCGCCGGCGCATCGAACTCGCCTCCGACCGCACCTTCCTGCGCTGCCGCGAGGCGGTGCTGAAGTTCCTCTACGAACGCCACCGCTTCGTCGAAGCCGCGGAGTAG
- a CDS encoding nitrate ABC transporter permease has translation MSIQTIEDTKVKAFPVKPAEVIAFTSKARRRFEPMAIAGKLASALVPPVIVIALMLVVWQVACSSPTSSLPPPSQVWNEAYDLIAHPFFDNGPQDIGLAWRVLISLQRVAIGFGLAAIVGVALGALVGQSIWAMRGLDPVFQILRTVPPLAWLPLSLAAFRDSSPSALFVIFITSIWPIIINTAVGVRNIPQDYRNVARILRLNPFEFFVKIMVPAAAPYIFTGLRIGIGLSWLAIVAAEMLTGGVGIGFFIWDAWNSSRLPDIIVALAYIGVTGFCLDRLVAGVGAFVTRGTTAK, from the coding sequence ATGTCGATCCAGACTATCGAGGATACCAAGGTGAAGGCGTTCCCCGTCAAACCGGCCGAGGTGATTGCCTTCACCTCCAAGGCGCGGCGACGCTTCGAGCCGATGGCGATCGCCGGCAAACTGGCGAGCGCGCTGGTGCCGCCGGTCATCGTCATCGCCCTCATGCTCGTCGTCTGGCAGGTCGCCTGCTCGTCGCCCACATCAAGCCTGCCGCCACCCAGCCAGGTGTGGAACGAGGCCTACGACCTCATCGCGCACCCGTTTTTCGACAATGGCCCGCAGGATATCGGGCTGGCCTGGCGAGTGCTGATCTCGCTGCAGCGCGTCGCCATCGGCTTTGGCCTGGCGGCGATCGTCGGCGTCGCGCTCGGCGCGCTGGTCGGCCAGTCGATCTGGGCGATGCGCGGCCTCGATCCGGTGTTCCAGATCCTGCGCACCGTGCCGCCGCTGGCCTGGCTGCCGCTGTCGCTGGCAGCGTTCCGCGATTCCAGCCCGTCGGCGCTGTTCGTCATCTTCATCACCTCGATCTGGCCGATCATCATCAACACCGCCGTCGGCGTGCGCAACATCCCGCAGGATTACCGCAACGTCGCGCGCATCCTGCGGCTCAACCCGTTCGAGTTCTTCGTCAAGATCATGGTGCCGGCTGCGGCCCCCTACATCTTCACCGGTCTGCGCATCGGCATCGGCCTGTCCTGGCTCGCCATCGTCGCCGCCGAAATGCTGACCGGCGGCGTCGGCATCGGCTTCTTCATCTGGGACGCGTGGAACTCGTCGCGGCTGCCCGACATCATCGTCGCGCTCGCCTATATCGGCGTCACCGGCTTCTGCCTCGACCGCCTGGTCGCTGGCGTCGGCGCCTTCGTCACCCGCGGCACAACGGCAAAGTGA
- a CDS encoding endonuclease/exonuclease/phosphatase, giving the protein MLLSIRDRRMRKANAAAHKATATTGTLVASYNVHKCIGVDRKFDPDRTSRVIREIDPDVIALQEADNRFGDRDGLLDLPRLERETGLVPVPISATGKGHGWHGNVLLFKKGVVRDVHQIRLPGLEPRGAVVAEIDLDGNRTLRIIAAHLGLLRHSRSQQARVVLDIMSSADEKPTLLLGDLNEWRLGNRSALNTLHATFGPQPPAVPTFPSNLPLLALDRIMTNRHGMIAAVEAHDTPLSRVASDHLPLTAFVRL; this is encoded by the coding sequence ATGCTTTTGTCCATCCGCGACAGGCGGATGCGCAAGGCAAACGCGGCTGCGCACAAGGCGACCGCCACCACAGGCACGCTGGTCGCTTCCTACAACGTCCACAAATGCATCGGCGTCGACCGCAAGTTCGATCCCGACCGCACCAGCCGCGTCATCCGCGAAATCGATCCGGACGTCATCGCCCTGCAGGAAGCGGACAACCGCTTCGGCGACCGTGACGGCCTCCTCGACCTGCCCCGCCTCGAGCGGGAAACCGGCCTGGTGCCGGTGCCGATTTCAGCCACCGGCAAGGGCCATGGCTGGCACGGCAATGTCCTCCTGTTCAAGAAGGGCGTCGTCCGCGACGTGCATCAGATCAGGCTTCCGGGCCTTGAACCGCGCGGTGCGGTGGTGGCGGAGATCGACCTCGACGGAAACCGGACCTTGCGCATCATCGCCGCCCATCTCGGTCTGCTGCGCCATTCGCGCTCGCAACAGGCCCGCGTCGTGCTGGACATTATGAGCAGCGCCGACGAGAAGCCGACGCTCCTGCTTGGCGACCTCAACGAATGGCGGCTCGGCAACCGCTCGGCGCTCAACACGTTGCATGCGACTTTCGGGCCGCAGCCGCCGGCAGTCCCCACCTTCCCCTCGAACCTGCCGCTTTTGGCGCTCGACCGGATCATGACCAACCGGCACGGCATGATCGCAGCAGTGGAAGCGCATGATACGCCGCTTTCGCGCGTCGCCTCGGACCACCTGCCGTTGACAGCCTTCGTTCGCCTGTAG